One Methylophilus sp. TWE2 DNA segment encodes these proteins:
- a CDS encoding FxsA family protein, whose product MRFLIFAILLAFPFLEIAILIELSQRYGWWVLVYLLTIGYLGLQLIRSEKDLIAARMFQQMGAGGNPVSAMFSTARNMLAGVLLLIPGVISDVIAVILLLIPANNPGLGQAGQKSSAQYRASANDEVIEGEFTEVEEAKPTDNVVHLPRKD is encoded by the coding sequence ATGCGTTTTCTCATCTTTGCTATTTTACTGGCTTTTCCGTTCCTGGAGATAGCCATCCTGATTGAGCTTAGTCAACGCTATGGCTGGTGGGTGTTAGTTTATCTGCTGACTATCGGCTACCTCGGCTTGCAACTGATCCGCAGCGAAAAAGACCTGATCGCCGCCCGTATGTTCCAGCAGATGGGGGCGGGGGGCAATCCTGTCTCTGCCATGTTTTCCACCGCCCGCAATATGTTGGCCGGTGTATTGTTACTCATCCCTGGCGTGATCAGTGATGTCATTGCCGTTATTTTGTTGCTCATCCCGGCGAATAATCCAGGTTTGGGTCAAGCTGGCCAAAAAAGCAGCGCGCAGTACCGGGCCAGTGCCAATGATGAAGTGATTGAAGGCGAATTTACCGAAGTGGAAGAAGCCAAACCGACGGATAATGTGGTCCATTTGCCACGCAAAGATTAA
- a CDS encoding c-type cytochrome has translation MQLFNKTLLATALLAATASAIAGSGAEALAQKSGCLLCHGVDKKVLGPAYKEVAAKYKGDKSAEAKLIQKVKAGGAGVWGDMPMPPNSPQVKDEDIKTLVQWVLSL, from the coding sequence ATGCAATTATTCAATAAAACCTTGCTGGCAACGGCATTGTTAGCGGCAACAGCGTCAGCCATCGCCGGTAGCGGCGCTGAAGCTCTGGCACAAAAAAGCGGTTGTTTACTGTGCCACGGCGTAGACAAAAAAGTACTGGGCCCAGCCTATAAAGAAGTGGCCGCCAAGTACAAAGGCGATAAATCTGCTGAAGCCAAGCTTATCCAGAAAGTAAAAGCTGGCGGTGCGGGCGTATGGGGTGATATGCCCATGCCACCTAACAGTCCACAGGTAAAGGATGAGGATATTAAGACCCTTGTCCAGTGGGTGTTGAGTTTGTAG
- a CDS encoding TIGR01458 family HAD-type hydrolase has translation MQSIPHIKAVLFDLDGVLYIGKQLIPGALSAVAQLRKAGIAVRFVTNTSTLSLNSLQQKLNDLGFNTVPEEIMSAPQATIQYLKKQPNPVCKLLLAEDVKKDFACFDQSATAANYVVIGDIGDQWSYELLNEVFHCLVNGAQLIAIHKNRFWQTETGLQMDIGAFVTGLEYASNTQAMLMGKPSRHFFNQVVDTLRMKPSDIVMVGDDIDADVGGAQDAGLHGILVKTGKYRETYTRLSSVEPDAIIQSVADLPALLGCLSIQAH, from the coding sequence ATGCAATCTATTCCACATATCAAAGCCGTTTTATTTGACCTGGATGGCGTGCTCTACATCGGCAAACAGCTGATTCCCGGCGCATTGTCCGCTGTGGCACAGTTGCGCAAAGCAGGGATTGCCGTGCGCTTTGTCACCAATACCAGTACACTTTCCCTAAACTCACTCCAGCAAAAGCTGAACGACCTCGGCTTCAATACGGTGCCCGAAGAAATCATGAGTGCACCACAAGCGACCATCCAGTATTTAAAAAAGCAACCCAATCCGGTTTGCAAACTATTGCTGGCAGAGGACGTTAAAAAGGACTTTGCCTGCTTTGACCAGTCTGCAACCGCAGCCAATTATGTGGTGATTGGTGATATCGGTGACCAGTGGTCTTATGAATTATTGAATGAAGTATTTCATTGCCTGGTGAATGGTGCCCAGTTAATCGCTATTCATAAAAACCGTTTCTGGCAAACTGAAACTGGCTTGCAAATGGATATTGGTGCCTTTGTGACCGGCCTGGAATATGCCAGCAACACCCAGGCCATGCTCATGGGTAAACCTTCCCGCCATTTTTTCAATCAGGTGGTGGATACATTACGGATGAAGCCTTCTGATATCGTGATGGTGGGTGACGATATTGATGCCGATGTGGGTGGCGCGCAGGATGCTGGACTGCATGGCATTCTGGTAAAAACCGGCAAGTATCGCGAAACCTATACCCGGCTTTCATCAGTTGAACCGGATGCAATTATCCAATCCGTCGCAGATCTTCCTGCATTGCTGGGTTGTTTATCGATTCAGGCCCATTAA
- a CDS encoding CDP-6-deoxy-delta-3,4-glucoseen reductase, whose protein sequence is MNHVLIENSGHTFDVRPSQTVLEAAIEAGINMPYGCRNGACGACKGKVLTGKVMHDDYQGNALTDDELAAGMALFCCARPLEDLVIECRQIDMVQGIKPRILPVRVQHKEQLGDDVMVLHLQLPATEQLTFMAGQYIEFLLKDGRRRAFSIANAPHEKGFLELHIRKIAGGHLTEQVFNEMPLKTILRIEAPLGSFFLREQNDKPIIMVAGGTGFAPVKGMIEHMIFNQIQRPVYLYRGARQISDLYMDELCQRWTQFVPNIQYIPVISDGNEEDGWDGRRGLVHQAVLEDHADLSGFEAYVCGAPGMVEIAKETFVKQGLPEEEFYSDAFTFAPK, encoded by the coding sequence ATGAATCACGTATTGATTGAAAACAGCGGCCATACGTTTGATGTACGTCCGAGCCAAACCGTGCTGGAGGCAGCGATTGAAGCAGGCATCAATATGCCCTACGGCTGTCGCAATGGCGCCTGTGGTGCCTGCAAGGGCAAAGTACTCACTGGAAAGGTCATGCACGATGATTACCAGGGCAATGCCTTAACAGACGATGAACTCGCCGCAGGCATGGCGTTGTTTTGCTGTGCCAGACCGCTCGAAGACCTAGTCATAGAATGCCGCCAGATAGACATGGTGCAAGGCATCAAGCCCCGCATCCTGCCCGTGCGTGTACAGCACAAAGAACAGCTTGGCGATGACGTCATGGTATTGCACCTGCAATTACCCGCCACCGAGCAACTCACTTTCATGGCCGGGCAATATATTGAATTCCTGCTCAAAGATGGCCGCCGCCGCGCGTTCTCCATCGCCAATGCCCCACATGAAAAAGGCTTTCTTGAGTTGCATATCCGCAAAATTGCCGGTGGGCATTTAACCGAACAGGTGTTTAACGAGATGCCTTTAAAAACCATTCTTCGCATTGAAGCCCCTCTGGGCAGTTTTTTCCTGCGCGAGCAAAATGACAAACCCATCATCATGGTTGCTGGCGGGACCGGTTTTGCGCCAGTGAAAGGCATGATAGAACACATGATTTTTAACCAGATTCAACGACCAGTCTACCTCTACCGCGGAGCGCGCCAGATCAGTGATTTGTATATGGATGAGCTGTGCCAGCGCTGGACACAGTTTGTGCCTAACATCCAATATATTCCTGTGATCTCAGATGGTAATGAAGAAGATGGTTGGGATGGCCGCCGTGGCCTGGTGCATCAGGCGGTGCTTGAAGATCATGCAGACTTGAGTGGGTTTGAAGCTTACGTCTGTGGTGCACCGGGCATGGTGGAGATTGCTAAAGAGACATTTGTGAAGCAAGGGTTACCGGAAGAAGAGTTTTACAGTGATGCGTTTACGTTTGCGCCCAAGTAA
- the cutA gene encoding divalent-cation tolerance protein CutA, whose translation MTPKEEIIIVFTHVPNRACAEHIAQTLVTEKLAACVNISSPVTSIYRWQGQVERAEEIGLVIKTSCKAYAACETKLRMLHPYELPEIVGIHVNEGLPEYLAWVVAETMGRESIVD comes from the coding sequence ATGACGCCAAAAGAGGAAATTATAATCGTGTTTACGCATGTGCCGAACAGGGCATGTGCAGAGCATATCGCGCAGACGCTGGTTACAGAGAAGTTGGCGGCATGTGTGAATATTTCAAGTCCTGTCACCTCTATCTATCGCTGGCAGGGCCAAGTGGAGCGCGCAGAAGAGATTGGCCTTGTCATTAAAACCTCTTGTAAGGCATATGCTGCTTGCGAGACTAAGCTACGGATGCTGCATCCTTATGAACTTCCGGAGATTGTAGGTATCCATGTGAACGAGGGTTTGCCGGAATATCTGGCTTGGGTGGTGGCAGAAACAATGGGGCGGGAGTCAATCGTTGATTAA
- a CDS encoding homoserine O-acetyltransferase, which yields MSESNSVGIVKAQVAHFTQPLTLKSGAVLPQYHLAYETYGELNAAKTNAVLICHALSGNHHVAGRYSPEDKYPGWWDNLVGPGKPLDTNKFFVIGLNNLGGCHGSSGPSSVNPLTDRPYSATFPVVTVEDWVESQARLLDYLGIDQLAAVIGGSLGGMQALHWNIVYPERVRHAFVIASAPNLTAQNMAFNEVARQAIITDPEFFDGDYYNHGTVPRRGLRIARMLGHITYLSDDAMGEKFGRKLRHGDVKYSFDVEFEMESYLRYQGDKFAGEFDANTYLRMTRALDYFDPALDYDGDLSKALSRAKAKFVVISFTTDWRFSPARSREIVQALLDNALPVKYAEVTSAHGHDAFLMPDAHYHAIMRAYLEQIKV from the coding sequence ATGTCTGAATCGAATTCTGTTGGTATCGTTAAAGCGCAAGTTGCGCACTTCACCCAGCCGCTCACCCTCAAAAGCGGCGCTGTGTTGCCACAATACCATCTTGCTTATGAAACCTATGGTGAACTCAACGCGGCCAAAACCAACGCTGTGTTGATTTGTCACGCCTTGTCTGGCAACCATCATGTCGCAGGCCGCTATTCGCCGGAAGATAAATATCCTGGCTGGTGGGATAACCTTGTCGGCCCGGGTAAGCCACTGGATACCAACAAGTTTTTTGTGATTGGCCTCAACAATCTGGGCGGCTGTCACGGTAGTAGTGGTCCCTCCAGCGTAAATCCACTGACGGACCGGCCTTACAGTGCCACATTCCCGGTCGTGACGGTAGAGGACTGGGTGGAATCTCAGGCGCGCCTGCTGGATTACCTTGGCATTGACCAGCTTGCAGCCGTGATTGGCGGCAGTTTGGGCGGGATGCAAGCGCTGCACTGGAATATTGTCTACCCCGAGCGTGTGCGACATGCCTTTGTGATTGCCTCGGCGCCCAACCTGACCGCACAGAACATGGCGTTTAACGAAGTGGCACGCCAAGCGATTATCACCGACCCCGAGTTTTTTGACGGCGATTATTACAATCATGGCACCGTCCCCCGCCGCGGCTTGCGTATTGCACGCATGCTGGGGCATATCACCTATTTGTCGGATGACGCCATGGGTGAAAAATTTGGCCGTAAATTGCGCCATGGCGATGTGAAATACAGCTTTGATGTCGAATTTGAAATGGAATCTTACTTGCGCTATCAGGGCGACAAGTTTGCCGGGGAGTTTGATGCCAACACCTATTTGCGCATGACGCGCGCACTGGACTATTTTGACCCGGCCCTCGATTATGACGGCGATTTAAGCAAAGCACTGAGTCGTGCCAAGGCAAAGTTTGTCGTCATCTCGTTTACCACTGACTGGCGCTTTTCGCCTGCCCGCTCACGCGAAATTGTGCAAGCCTTGCTGGATAATGCCTTGCCCGTCAAATATGCCGAGGTGACTTCTGCCCATGGCCATGACGCCTTCTTGATGCCGGATGCGCATTACCACGCCATCATGCGCGCCTACCTGGAGCAAATCAAAGTATGA
- the prmC gene encoding peptide chain release factor N(5)-glutamine methyltransferase: MPKTVQQWLQSARQQLAQFVPPDEATIEAQLLLMHVLNVNRAWLIAHATDLLEAVAANNFEKLVQRRLQGEPVAHILGSREFFGLTLKVTPDTLIPRPDTETLVEAALEKINRPMRILDLGTGTGAIALAIARHAPQCEVIAVDASVAALAVAKENAAAFQLGNLQCVASNWFAALPERKFDLIVSNPPYIEDNDPHLQQGDLRFEPLSALASGADGLQDIRQIIAQAPAYLNEGGWLMLEHGYNQAPAVQKILNAHGFQDIQTIKDLGDNPRVTLGQIDSTNPV, from the coding sequence GTGCCGAAGACCGTGCAACAATGGTTGCAATCAGCACGGCAACAACTGGCTCAGTTTGTGCCGCCTGATGAAGCGACGATCGAAGCTCAGTTACTGTTGATGCATGTGCTCAATGTGAATCGCGCCTGGCTGATTGCGCATGCCACTGACCTGCTGGAAGCCGTTGCGGCCAACAATTTTGAAAAGCTGGTTCAGCGCCGCCTGCAAGGGGAGCCTGTTGCGCATATCTTAGGCTCTCGGGAGTTTTTTGGACTGACACTCAAAGTCACACCGGATACGCTGATTCCCCGCCCGGATACCGAAACGCTGGTAGAAGCCGCGCTGGAAAAAATCAATCGGCCTATGCGTATTCTGGATTTGGGCACTGGGACCGGTGCCATCGCCCTGGCGATTGCCAGACATGCTCCGCAATGTGAGGTCATTGCCGTGGATGCGTCAGTTGCTGCACTTGCCGTTGCCAAAGAAAATGCAGCAGCATTCCAACTCGGCAACCTGCAATGCGTAGCCAGCAATTGGTTCGCGGCCCTGCCTGAACGCAAATTTGACCTCATCGTCAGCAACCCGCCTTATATCGAAGACAATGACCCACACTTGCAACAAGGCGATTTGCGTTTCGAACCTTTATCAGCCCTGGCATCCGGTGCTGATGGTCTGCAAGATATCCGCCAGATCATTGCACAGGCACCCGCCTACTTAAATGAAGGGGGCTGGTTGATGCTGGAGCATGGTTACAACCAGGCGCCAGCAGTCCAAAAAATATTGAACGCACATGGTTTTCAAGACATCCAAACCATCAAGGATCTGGGCGACAATCCTCGCGTCACTCTTGGACAAATAGACAGTACCAACCCAGTATGA
- a CDS encoding sigma-54-dependent Fis family transcriptional regulator — MPNKYSPSSTTQPTLGLRDDQRAIAEAIARSWRRCMVKGVDEQATAEDQVITAQELAQRLEKNRLLLTHAEPEMITLSEQIAHTRSLVILTDNEGVILRTMGEGVDENQVRASLLPGASWSEEHRGTNAIGTALVERLPISVQGTEHFMAYHHSLSCSAVPIFAANNHLVATLDVSNDLNAPQQHTLALVKMAAQMVENRLFHATAEGEIGVHFHVRPEFIGTLWEGVALFDAAGQLQTINRSGQFQFGLPLDQDSLSARQIAFEDIFDESWASFKQRGLNADVLFPLHLRNGARLFARASASQPATIAKKPVAMTPRESAASLELLDSGDPQFKLAITQVKQVLDKDIPVLILGETGAGKELFSRAIHDASARRNKPFIAVNCAALPEGLIEAELFGYEEGAYTGAKRKGNIGKIQQADGGTLFLDEIGDMPLSLQARLLRVLQERSVTPLGGSKAIPVNFMLLSATNQKLKDKVAAGEFRSDLYYRINGLSVQLPALRERLDMARLIQVILQIEQAPQASLSDEVMALFNAHPWPGNVRQLHNVLRTAVALADGGEIGRQHLMQDFLDEMDPISAPSTPAGSARPALAAGNLKAQNDEAIRQAMLQHGGNISAVSRQLGLSRNTLYRRLKALNLS; from the coding sequence ATGCCCAACAAGTATTCCCCTTCATCCACAACTCAGCCAACATTGGGTTTGCGTGACGATCAACGCGCCATTGCCGAGGCGATTGCCCGCTCATGGCGGCGTTGCATGGTCAAGGGTGTGGATGAACAGGCAACAGCTGAAGACCAAGTGATCACCGCGCAAGAGCTGGCGCAGCGCCTGGAGAAAAACCGCCTGTTGCTCACCCATGCCGAGCCGGAAATGATCACCTTGAGTGAGCAAATTGCCCATACGCGCAGCCTGGTGATTTTGACCGATAACGAAGGCGTGATTTTGCGCACCATGGGTGAAGGCGTGGATGAAAACCAGGTTAGGGCATCCTTATTGCCTGGGGCTTCATGGAGCGAGGAGCATCGCGGCACCAATGCGATTGGGACCGCGCTGGTAGAACGTTTGCCTATCAGTGTGCAAGGCACTGAGCATTTCATGGCTTACCACCATTCACTCAGTTGTTCCGCTGTGCCTATCTTTGCTGCTAATAATCATTTAGTGGCAACGCTCGATGTGTCCAATGACCTGAATGCACCGCAGCAACATACTTTGGCCTTGGTGAAAATGGCAGCACAAATGGTAGAAAACCGGCTGTTCCATGCCACGGCAGAAGGTGAGATCGGGGTGCACTTTCATGTGCGACCAGAGTTTATTGGCACTTTGTGGGAAGGGGTTGCCTTGTTTGATGCGGCGGGTCAATTGCAGACCATTAACCGCAGTGGCCAATTCCAGTTTGGCTTGCCGCTGGACCAGGATAGCCTGTCTGCGCGCCAGATTGCCTTTGAAGACATTTTTGACGAGTCATGGGCCTCGTTCAAGCAGCGCGGTTTAAATGCTGATGTCCTGTTTCCCTTGCATCTGCGTAATGGCGCGCGTTTATTTGCGCGTGCATCGGCCAGCCAGCCAGCCACTATCGCCAAAAAGCCAGTGGCGATGACGCCACGCGAATCTGCGGCCAGCCTGGAGCTGCTCGATAGTGGTGACCCCCAATTTAAATTGGCCATCACCCAGGTCAAACAAGTGCTGGATAAAGACATTCCAGTGCTGATTCTCGGCGAGACCGGCGCCGGTAAAGAATTATTTTCACGTGCCATTCACGACGCCAGTGCGCGCCGCAACAAGCCGTTTATTGCCGTCAACTGTGCGGCTTTGCCAGAAGGGCTGATTGAAGCCGAACTGTTTGGCTATGAGGAGGGCGCGTACACCGGGGCGAAACGCAAAGGCAATATTGGTAAGATTCAGCAGGCGGATGGCGGCACCTTGTTCTTGGATGAGATTGGCGACATGCCCTTGTCGTTACAAGCGCGCTTGTTACGCGTGCTGCAAGAGCGCAGCGTGACGCCATTGGGCGGCAGCAAGGCGATTCCGGTCAACTTTATGCTGCTCAGTGCGACGAACCAGAAGTTAAAAGACAAGGTGGCTGCAGGCGAGTTTCGCAGTGATTTGTATTACCGCATCAATGGTTTGAGTGTGCAATTACCTGCGCTACGCGAACGCTTGGATATGGCAAGGCTGATTCAGGTGATTCTGCAAATCGAACAGGCGCCACAAGCCAGCTTAAGTGATGAGGTCATGGCATTGTTTAATGCGCATCCTTGGCCAGGCAATGTACGCCAGTTGCATAATGTGTTGCGCACGGCCGTGGCCTTGGCAGATGGCGGCGAGATTGGCCGCCAGCATTTGATGCAGGACTTTCTGGATGAAATGGACCCCATCAGCGCACCTTCTACGCCCGCGGGTTCTGCACGACCAGCGTTAGCAGCCGGCAACTTGAAAGCCCAAAACGATGAAGCCATCCGGCAGGCCATGCTGCAGCATGGCGGCAATATTTCTGCCGTTTCCCGTCAGCTGGGGTTAAGCCGAAATACCCTTTACCGGCGCCTGAAAGCGCTCAATCTTTCTTAG
- the metW gene encoding methionine biosynthesis protein MetW produces the protein MTNANITNIRPDFALITNWVQTKAKVLDLGCGDGTLLTHLHETLRTTGYGIEKDDGNWLAALKNGVDVIQMNLEEGLSGFEDQSFDTVILSQTLQAMHNTESIVHEMLRVGREIIVTFPNFGYWRNRLQITLGNMPVSKSLPYQWYDTPNVHLCTIHDFDHFCRQHNIQVIERKVITDGQDIHFLPNLLGNLAMYRLKRAA, from the coding sequence ATGACGAATGCAAATATTACCAATATTCGCCCAGACTTTGCATTAATTACAAACTGGGTGCAAACAAAAGCCAAGGTGCTGGATCTCGGTTGTGGCGATGGCACACTACTCACGCATTTGCATGAAACCCTGCGCACCACCGGTTATGGCATCGAAAAAGATGATGGTAACTGGCTGGCAGCCTTAAAAAACGGGGTGGATGTGATTCAAATGAACCTCGAAGAAGGCCTGTCCGGCTTTGAAGACCAGTCATTCGACACGGTAATCTTGTCGCAGACTTTGCAGGCCATGCACAATACTGAGAGCATCGTGCACGAAATGCTGCGAGTTGGCCGCGAAATCATCGTGACTTTCCCCAATTTTGGCTATTGGCGCAACCGCCTGCAAATCACGCTGGGGAATATGCCGGTCTCCAAAAGCCTGCCATATCAATGGTATGACACGCCCAATGTGCATTTATGCACCATCCACGACTTTGACCACTTCTGCCGCCAGCACAACATTCAAGTCATCGAACGTAAAGTGATTACCGATGGCCAGGATATTCATTTCTTGCCTAACTTGCTGGGCAACCTGGCAATGTACCGCTTAAAACGCGCCGCCTGA
- a CDS encoding AmpG family muropeptide MFS transporter yields MTLSQTLFTRRMLMCVAFGFSSGLPLYLLLQLLPAWLRSEGLNLKTIAAFAFMQLPYTWKFLWSPLMDRYTLLERLGRRRSWILATQMALFASIVGLGMCQPQLNIAMVALLATLVALFSASQDIVIDAYRRETLSDEELGLGNSLYVNAYRIAGLVPGSLALILADHLAWSQVFLVVGLFMLPGIGFTLWAQEPVIVSAPKTLLASVVEPFKEFIHRSGWQHALWVLLFILLYKLGDSMATALATPFYIDMGFSKTDIGAIAKGSGLVMQIAGAFVGGLWMLKLGINRGLWVFGVVQALSILGFAWLATSGPFTEIGAAERGMLAIVIGFEAFGVGLGTAAYVAYMARETNPAYTATQLALFTSLSAVPRSVFNALTGGMVEALGWQQFFYVCTLLAIPGMLLLFKVAPWRDR; encoded by the coding sequence ATGACTCTCTCGCAAACCCTGTTTACACGCCGCATGCTGATGTGCGTGGCATTTGGCTTCAGTTCCGGCCTCCCCTTATATCTTTTGTTGCAACTCCTGCCCGCCTGGTTGCGTAGCGAAGGCCTAAACCTCAAAACCATTGCTGCGTTTGCCTTCATGCAGTTGCCCTACACCTGGAAGTTTTTATGGTCACCGCTGATGGATCGCTACACCTTGTTAGAACGTTTGGGCAGACGGCGCAGCTGGATATTAGCCACGCAAATGGCGCTGTTCGCCAGCATTGTCGGTTTGGGTATGTGCCAGCCTCAACTGAATATCGCCATGGTTGCGCTACTTGCCACCCTGGTCGCCTTGTTCTCTGCTAGCCAGGATATTGTCATTGATGCATACCGCCGCGAAACACTCAGCGATGAAGAGTTGGGATTAGGTAACAGTCTGTATGTCAACGCCTACCGCATCGCAGGCCTGGTGCCTGGGTCACTGGCCTTGATCCTGGCCGACCATCTGGCTTGGTCACAGGTGTTTCTGGTCGTGGGTTTGTTTATGCTGCCTGGCATAGGATTTACGCTCTGGGCGCAAGAGCCCGTGATTGTCAGCGCCCCCAAAACCTTGCTGGCCTCGGTCGTAGAGCCTTTCAAAGAATTCATACATCGCAGCGGCTGGCAGCATGCGCTATGGGTGTTACTGTTTATCCTGCTCTACAAACTGGGCGACAGCATGGCCACCGCACTCGCCACTCCGTTTTATATCGACATGGGCTTTAGCAAAACCGACATCGGTGCGATCGCCAAAGGCAGCGGTCTTGTCATGCAAATTGCGGGCGCCTTTGTTGGTGGCCTATGGATGCTAAAACTGGGCATCAACCGTGGTTTATGGGTATTTGGCGTGGTACAAGCTTTATCCATCCTCGGCTTCGCCTGGCTGGCAACGAGTGGTCCATTTACCGAGATTGGCGCGGCTGAACGTGGCATGCTGGCGATTGTGATCGGTTTTGAAGCCTTTGGTGTCGGCCTGGGGACGGCCGCTTATGTGGCCTACATGGCACGTGAAACCAACCCGGCCTATACTGCCACCCAACTTGCATTGTTTACCAGCCTGTCAGCCGTCCCGCGTTCAGTCTTCAATGCACTCACGGGCGGCATGGTGGAAGCTTTGGGATGGCAGCAGTTTTTTTATGTGTGTACTTTGCTGGCGATTCCAGGGATGTTGCTGTTGTTTAAGGTGGCGCCTTGGCGGGATCGGTAG
- a CDS encoding methanol/ethanol family PQQ-dependent dehydrogenase: protein MQQRIKLAISALLLGSISTSAWANAELDALMKDDNQWATQRKDYANQGYSRLSQIKKSNVKQMKLAWSFATGVNRGHEGAPLVIGNTMYIHTAFPNNVYALDLNDDQKILWSYFPKQSPDVQSVMCCDNVNKGLGYGDGKILLQQNNGVLVALDAKTGAKAWEVTVNDPRTGAANTNAPHVFKDKVITGCSGGEFGVRCHISAYNIKDGSLIWKAYSTGPDNEVMIGPDFNKENPHYNALSLYEDVNGGNKMGGSFKNLDKAQLKYPEANLGVRTWLKPQQQKDGWQNGGGPTWGWYSYDPKLNLMYYGTGNPGTWNPDVRPGDNKWSMTIFARDLDTGMARWGYQMTPHDEWDYDGMNEIILWEANGKQLASHFDRNGFGYTFDRTNGTLLVAEKMHPFVNWATKIDLKTGIPVKDPKYSTHQDYNAKGVCPSALGVKDEQPAAYSPKNKTFYVPLNHVCMTYEPVESKYVAGQPWVGATLTMFAGPDGVMGGFMAWDGLKGKAQWYNKEKFSAWGGALVTASDLVFYGTLDRWVKALDAKTGKELWKFQVGSGVVGNMITYGHKGKQYVGVLSGIGGWAAVAMNLGLTNDTDGLGAAGGYKELTKYNAAPGGGAMNVFSL, encoded by the coding sequence ATGCAACAACGTATCAAGCTTGCCATCAGCGCATTACTGTTAGGCAGCATTAGCACCAGCGCATGGGCAAATGCCGAACTGGACGCTTTAATGAAAGACGACAACCAGTGGGCAACGCAGCGTAAAGACTACGCGAATCAGGGCTACAGCCGCCTGTCGCAGATCAAAAAAAGCAATGTTAAGCAAATGAAATTAGCCTGGTCTTTTGCCACTGGCGTGAACCGTGGTCACGAAGGTGCGCCTCTGGTGATCGGCAATACCATGTATATCCATACCGCATTTCCTAACAATGTATATGCGCTGGACTTGAACGATGACCAGAAAATTCTGTGGTCTTATTTCCCTAAACAGAGCCCGGATGTGCAATCTGTGATGTGTTGCGACAACGTGAACAAAGGCTTGGGCTACGGTGACGGCAAGATTCTGCTGCAACAGAATAATGGCGTACTGGTCGCGCTGGACGCAAAAACAGGCGCCAAAGCTTGGGAAGTGACGGTGAACGATCCAAGAACCGGCGCGGCCAACACCAACGCTCCGCACGTGTTTAAAGACAAAGTGATCACTGGCTGTTCAGGCGGTGAATTTGGTGTGCGTTGCCACATCAGTGCTTACAACATCAAGGATGGTAGTCTGATCTGGAAAGCCTACAGTACCGGCCCGGACAACGAAGTCATGATCGGACCAGATTTCAACAAAGAAAACCCGCACTACAATGCACTGTCACTGTATGAAGATGTGAATGGCGGCAACAAAATGGGTGGCTCTTTTAAAAATCTGGATAAAGCGCAATTGAAATATCCAGAAGCTAACCTGGGGGTACGCACCTGGCTGAAACCACAACAGCAAAAAGACGGCTGGCAAAATGGCGGCGGCCCAACATGGGGTTGGTACTCTTATGATCCCAAACTGAACCTGATGTACTACGGTACCGGCAACCCAGGCACCTGGAACCCGGACGTGCGTCCTGGTGATAACAAATGGTCAATGACCATTTTTGCACGCGATCTTGATACCGGCATGGCACGCTGGGGCTACCAGATGACCCCGCATGACGAGTGGGATTATGACGGCATGAACGAGATCATCTTGTGGGAAGCCAACGGCAAGCAATTAGCTTCACACTTTGACCGTAACGGGTTTGGTTATACTTTCGACCGCACTAACGGCACCTTGCTGGTCGCTGAAAAAATGCACCCATTCGTTAACTGGGCAACCAAGATTGACTTGAAAACAGGTATCCCGGTGAAGGATCCCAAATACTCCACGCACCAGGATTACAACGCCAAAGGGGTTTGTCCTTCTGCCCTGGGTGTGAAAGATGAGCAGCCAGCAGCTTATTCCCCAAAAAACAAAACCTTCTACGTGCCTTTGAACCATGTGTGTATGACTTACGAACCAGTGGAGTCTAAATACGTGGCTGGTCAACCGTGGGTAGGCGCAACCCTGACTATGTTTGCTGGTCCGGATGGCGTGATGGGTGGCTTTATGGCCTGGGATGGTTTGAAAGGCAAAGCCCAGTGGTACAACAAAGAGAAATTCTCTGCCTGGGGTGGTGCATTGGTGACCGCTTCTGATCTGGTGTTCTACGGCACACTGGACCGTTGGGTAAAAGCACTGGATGCCAAAACTGGTAAAGAGTTGTGGAAGTTCCAGGTCGGTTCTGGCGTGGTTGGCAACATGATCACTTATGGCCACAAAGGCAAGCAATACGTGGGTGTATTGTCAGGTATTGGTGGTTGGGCTGCAGTGGCCATGAACCTCGGCTTGACTAACGACACTGATGGCTTGGGTGCGGCTGGTGGTTACAAGGAACTGACTAAATACAATGCGGCTCCTGGTGGTGGCGCAATGAATGTATTCAGTTTGTAA